In Devosia sp. XK-2, one DNA window encodes the following:
- a CDS encoding response regulator, which yields MTETRILVVDDEPQIQRFLKPALMAVGYDVVQAGTVAEAKRAIAMQAPDAVVLDLGLPDGDGKEVIATVRAFSSVPIIVLSARDQEREKIDALDLGADDYVEKPFGIGELLARIRTALRHQEPTQRRPDTITIGPLTIDDAAHRVERDGKGIHLTPKEYDLLLLLARNAGRVLIHRQILSQIWGPAHAEDVQYLRVLIGQLRAKIDLGGGRPSLIRNEAGVGYRLEPNGDE from the coding sequence ATGACCGAGACCCGTATCCTCGTCGTTGACGATGAACCGCAAATCCAGCGCTTCCTCAAGCCGGCACTGATGGCCGTCGGCTATGATGTCGTGCAGGCCGGCACCGTGGCCGAAGCCAAACGTGCGATTGCCATGCAGGCGCCCGATGCCGTCGTGCTCGATCTCGGCCTGCCCGATGGCGACGGCAAGGAGGTGATTGCCACGGTCCGCGCCTTCTCCAGCGTGCCCATCATCGTGCTCTCCGCGCGCGACCAGGAACGCGAAAAGATCGACGCCCTCGATCTGGGTGCCGACGACTATGTCGAAAAGCCATTCGGCATCGGCGAGTTGCTGGCCCGCATCCGCACGGCGTTGCGTCACCAGGAACCAACACAAAGACGTCCGGATACAATTACGATCGGGCCCCTGACCATTGATGATGCGGCCCACCGCGTCGAGCGTGACGGTAAGGGCATCCACCTGACGCCAAAGGAATACGATTTGTTGCTGCTGCTGGCTCGCAATGCCGGACGGGTCCTGATCCATCGACAGATTCTCAGCCAGATCTGGGGACCCGCCCATGCCGAGGATGTTCAATATCTTAGGGTGTTGATCGGCCAGCTCCGGGCCAAGATCGACCTGGGAGGGGGGCGGCCATCCCTGATCCGGAACGAAGCTGGTGTTGGCTATCGTCTGGAGCCAAATGGGGACGAGTGA
- a CDS encoding site-specific integrase codes for MAKKRARLDAMAAAGNTFGVVAREFIEKMRRDGRAEPTIEKNKWMLQTLASQLAPHLITQITAKDVLAVLAALERSGRVESALPTRAAIGRVFRFAIATARAESDPTSALRGALQRHAPVSHAALTDPTGLGGLLRAIYGYEGWPSLRGALSIQALCFARPGETRSMEWSELNGADAVWTIPAAKTKMRREHQVPLSRQALIVIEEMQNLFGDRPYVFPSMMTGKKLLSENSMNSALRRMGIGRSEHTAHGFRSSASTILNESGKFSADAIEAQLAHLDAREVRRIYNRSTYWDERVRMMQWWADLLDEMRDDTKR; via the coding sequence TTGGCGAAGAAGCGGGCGCGCCTCGATGCAATGGCTGCGGCAGGTAACACTTTTGGAGTGGTTGCGCGAGAGTTCATCGAAAAAATGCGCCGTGATGGAAGGGCCGAGCCGACGATTGAGAAGAATAAGTGGATGCTTCAGACACTCGCGTCCCAACTTGCGCCCCATCTCATCACCCAAATCACCGCCAAGGACGTCCTCGCCGTGCTGGCGGCCTTAGAACGGAGTGGTCGTGTCGAGAGCGCACTTCCTACACGCGCCGCGATCGGGAGAGTCTTTCGTTTCGCCATCGCGACGGCGCGCGCAGAGAGCGATCCGACCTCGGCACTACGCGGGGCGCTTCAAAGGCACGCTCCGGTGAGCCATGCTGCACTCACTGACCCGACGGGCCTCGGCGGACTCCTAAGGGCAATCTATGGCTATGAGGGCTGGCCGTCACTACGTGGCGCCCTCTCGATTCAAGCGTTGTGCTTCGCCCGTCCTGGTGAAACGCGGTCCATGGAATGGTCCGAATTGAACGGAGCAGATGCAGTCTGGACCATTCCAGCAGCGAAAACAAAGATGCGCCGCGAGCATCAAGTACCTCTTTCCCGCCAAGCCCTTATAGTGATCGAGGAAATGCAAAATCTGTTTGGTGACCGGCCCTACGTATTTCCATCAATGATGACAGGCAAAAAGTTGCTGTCCGAGAATTCAATGAACTCGGCCTTGCGTCGGATGGGGATTGGCCGGTCGGAGCACACGGCCCACGGCTTTCGGTCTTCTGCCAGTACCATCCTCAACGAGAGTGGCAAATTTAGCGCAGATGCCATCGAGGCCCAACTCGCTCATCTCGACGCCCGCGAAGTCCGTCGAATATATAACCGCTCTACCTACTGGGACGAACGCGTCCGCATGATGCAGTGGTGGGCCGACCTGCTGGATGAGATGCGGGACGATACGAAGCGGTAG
- a CDS encoding Arm DNA-binding domain-containing protein: MTANDFGGIFDGIKLAAQGTIPSLPLTDIQIRNAKPDKKAKKLPDMEGLYLFVSPAGGKSWRMDYRFAEKRKTLTFGPYPALTLSDARSKKMRQNSY, encoded by the coding sequence GTGACAGCCAATGATTTTGGCGGTATTTTTGACGGTATCAAACTCGCCGCTCAAGGGACAATACCGTCATTGCCCCTAACCGACATTCAGATTCGAAACGCGAAGCCTGACAAAAAGGCGAAGAAACTTCCGGATATGGAAGGACTGTATCTTTTCGTCTCACCTGCTGGCGGCAAATCATGGAGGATGGACTACCGATTTGCCGAAAAGCGCAAGACTCTTACGTTCGGCCCATATCCGGCGCTCACTCTTTCAGACGCAAGGTCAAAAAAGATGAGGCAAAACAGCTACTGA
- a CDS encoding LacI family DNA-binding transcriptional regulator codes for MAPGKRASQADIAEKLGVSVSTVSRALANEIGISDAVRADVQRMARALGYKSKHPPVPGNLDRRALALVPLNSAVGSLASFYSDIVEGMRSQAEQMGLVLDVRLVNEDMVTLDFIRRQVSKTGANGVILAGIDPDEAIAEWALQSQMALVLANGSDPLMRFNSVCPANFYGAYQATQHLIDAGHRKILHYTYHHRPTILQRRRGFEAAIAANPGTEGLVVISNEYSSKDLLAALLAGQYDVSAVFCWNDGVAVTMVEALLGQDSPMRPGFSIIGFDDLPIAGMASPRLSTIRVNREALGRGVIRLLASQLDGETAVQQLEIGLTLVGGETVRRLD; via the coding sequence ATGGCACCGGGCAAGCGCGCCAGCCAGGCCGACATCGCCGAGAAGCTTGGAGTTTCCGTGTCCACCGTGTCCCGGGCCCTGGCCAATGAAATCGGCATCAGCGATGCGGTGCGTGCCGACGTGCAGCGCATGGCGCGCGCGCTCGGCTACAAAAGCAAGCACCCCCCTGTCCCGGGCAATCTCGACCGACGCGCCCTGGCCCTGGTGCCGCTCAACAGCGCCGTGGGCAGTCTGGCCAGCTTCTACTCCGACATTGTCGAGGGCATGCGCTCACAGGCCGAGCAGATGGGGCTGGTGCTCGATGTCCGGCTGGTCAATGAAGATATGGTGACCCTGGATTTCATTCGCCGCCAGGTGTCCAAGACCGGGGCCAATGGCGTCATCCTGGCCGGTATCGATCCGGATGAGGCTATTGCCGAATGGGCGCTGCAAAGCCAGATGGCACTCGTGCTGGCCAATGGCAGCGATCCGCTCATGCGGTTCAATTCCGTTTGCCCGGCCAATTTCTACGGTGCCTACCAGGCGACGCAGCATCTCATCGATGCCGGTCATCGCAAGATCCTGCACTATACCTATCACCATCGCCCCACCATCCTGCAGCGCCGCCGCGGTTTCGAGGCCGCCATTGCCGCCAATCCGGGCACCGAAGGGCTGGTGGTCATTTCCAATGAATATTCGAGCAAGGACCTGCTGGCGGCCCTTCTGGCCGGACAATACGATGTCAGTGCCGTCTTCTGCTGGAATGATGGCGTCGCGGTGACCATGGTGGAAGCGCTTTTGGGGCAGGATTCGCCCATGCGGCCGGGCTTTTCCATTATCGGCTTTGACGACCTCCCCATCGCCGGCATGGCCAGCCCCAGGCTCAGCACCATCCGTGTCAATCGCGAAGCCCTGGGGCGCGGGGTCATTCGCTTGCTCGCCTCCCAGCTCGATGGCGAAACCGCCGTGCAGCAGTTGGAAATCGGCTTGACCCTGGTCGGCGGCGAGACGGTACGTCGCCTCGATTGA
- a CDS encoding heparinase II/III family protein yields the protein MTLRGWNVKHVGMVLSAAQTFAPFPRHGSSEFTTLKARLGTDVVTELLAAAEDDLVAPIPALPARLYHEFRETGRREGYEDAQRLRRNMLYRLTLAEWLEGEGRFLPALEDVAWARLEEANWAWPAHARDLDRTDHPTLDLAAAMTALDMAEMDYLIGERLSPNLRLRLREEVERRAIGAFLDRDDHWWLHTTPDKQVNNWTAVCVAGVVGAALYLEPDANRLARIVTRGLHSLADYLETFDQQGGSSEGPDYWTYGFGNYVVLAHLLHQRSGGAIDLLEGPFLRDIAQFPLRTQMAPGVWVSFSDSDASPVFHPGLLSHLAAHMNLPGLLGLGMVNDFAVEGFNQFCWPLRQFAWPLPDAAAPAVPGPHDWYDEMGWMISRLDPQDPQSLRLAAKGGHNDEMHNQNDVGSFMVVAGGKVVLTDPGRGRYSKAYFGPERYQNLFASSRGHSVPVINGFEQATGRAHGACVIVHEHGDERDRLELDMTSAYPEEASLGTLTRNLVLDRTVSGGRILLEDSFAFSSGAGSFQSVLVTSMSAEAENGMIRIGAAPAGVSVRYDASALDVTFEKYERAEKQYQPAIDLTRVVFTPRHKARDGQLALEISPLG from the coding sequence GTGACTCTGCGGGGCTGGAATGTGAAGCATGTCGGCATGGTGCTCAGCGCCGCGCAGACCTTTGCGCCATTTCCCCGCCATGGCAGTTCCGAGTTCACGACGCTGAAGGCGCGTCTTGGCACAGACGTGGTTACCGAACTTCTGGCCGCTGCCGAGGACGATCTCGTGGCGCCAATACCGGCCCTTCCGGCCCGCCTTTATCACGAATTCCGCGAAACCGGGCGCCGCGAGGGCTATGAAGACGCCCAGCGCCTGCGCCGCAATATGCTCTATCGCCTGACCCTGGCCGAGTGGCTGGAGGGAGAGGGGCGCTTCCTGCCCGCTCTTGAGGATGTTGCCTGGGCGCGGCTCGAGGAGGCCAATTGGGCCTGGCCCGCCCACGCCCGTGATCTCGATCGCACCGATCATCCGACGCTGGATCTGGCAGCGGCCATGACCGCGCTCGACATGGCGGAAATGGACTATCTGATCGGCGAGCGCCTTTCACCCAATCTGCGCCTGCGCCTGCGAGAGGAAGTCGAGCGGCGCGCCATCGGTGCCTTCCTAGACCGGGACGACCATTGGTGGCTGCACACGACGCCGGACAAACAGGTCAATAACTGGACCGCGGTCTGCGTCGCCGGCGTGGTCGGTGCTGCCCTCTATCTCGAACCGGACGCCAACCGTCTGGCCCGGATCGTCACACGCGGGCTCCATAGCCTCGCCGACTATCTTGAAACCTTTGACCAGCAGGGTGGCTCTTCAGAGGGGCCGGACTACTGGACCTATGGCTTTGGCAATTATGTGGTTCTGGCCCATCTGCTGCACCAGCGCAGCGGCGGCGCCATCGATCTGCTCGAAGGTCCCTTTCTGCGCGATATCGCTCAATTCCCGTTGCGAACGCAGATGGCCCCCGGGGTCTGGGTCAGTTTCTCGGACTCCGACGCCAGTCCTGTCTTTCACCCGGGCCTGCTCTCGCATCTGGCGGCGCATATGAACCTGCCCGGACTGCTCGGTCTGGGCATGGTCAATGACTTTGCCGTCGAAGGCTTCAACCAGTTCTGCTGGCCGCTACGCCAATTTGCTTGGCCGCTGCCGGATGCTGCGGCACCGGCCGTGCCGGGGCCTCATGACTGGTACGATGAAATGGGCTGGATGATCAGCCGGCTTGATCCCCAGGACCCGCAATCGCTGCGCCTGGCCGCCAAGGGCGGACACAATGATGAAATGCATAACCAGAACGATGTCGGCTCGTTCATGGTCGTGGCCGGCGGCAAGGTTGTGCTGACCGACCCCGGTCGTGGCCGCTATTCCAAGGCCTATTTCGGCCCGGAGCGCTACCAGAACCTGTTTGCCTCGTCGCGCGGCCATTCGGTGCCGGTGATCAATGGCTTTGAGCAGGCGACGGGCCGCGCGCATGGCGCATGTGTCATCGTGCATGAGCACGGCGACGAGCGCGATCGTCTGGAATTGGACATGACTTCGGCCTATCCAGAGGAGGCCAGTCTTGGAACTCTTACACGTAATCTCGTGCTGGACCGCACCGTCTCGGGTGGCCGCATCCTGCTCGAGGATAGCTTTGCGTTTTCCAGCGGCGCCGGGTCGTTCCAGTCGGTCCTGGTTACGTCCATGTCGGCCGAAGCGGAAAACGGCATGATCCGTATCGGTGCCGCGCCGGCCGGCGTTTCCGTGCGCTACGACGCCTCGGCCCTGGACGTCACCTTCGAAAAATATGAGCGGGCGGAAAAACAATACCAGCCCGCAATCGATCTCACGCGCGTGGTGTTCACGCCCAGGCATAAGGCCCGGGATGGTCAACTCGCGCTCGAAATCTCGCCGCTCGGCTGA